In the Candidatus Thermoplasmatota archaeon genome, AGGCGGCCGACCCGAGACAGCACTGTTGAACGCGGCGGGAGTGCAGCTTTCCAAGCGGTACGGTATGCCGTCTTCACCAGGTTCCATGGGCTCCATGGCGAAGATGATCGGTCCTCAGATAGGCCACGAACACACACTCGTGCCACTGACTATGGCACTCGCGGGAGGAGATCTCCTGAACGGTCTCGGCATGCTCGAAGGCTCCAAAGTGCTGTCGTTCGAGCAGCTAATGATCGATCACGAGATCGCAACTGCCGTCCTGAGGCTCATTTCTGGTTTCTCGGTCAATGATGAAACCCTCTCGCTTCCCATGATCGATCGCGTAGGCCCCCGAGGCAACTTCTTGCAAGAGCCGCACACCTTCAAACACATGAGAGAAATCTGGGACCCGAGTCTTAGCGATTTGAGGCCTTACGATATATGGAAGAGTTCTGGTGCGGAGACGATGGAGCAGGTCGCACGAAGAAAGGCGAAGGATATCCTGGTCAAGCACAAGCCGGTTCCTCTCGACCAGAGCGTCAGCGAGCAGTTGAGCGCAATCATTGCTGAAGTTGAGAAGAAGCCTTTCCACATAGGCACAACTGAGAATTGGTGAGGGGATACCTTGGCGAGAGCCAGAGTGCAGATGCTGTCCCGATCGGAGAGCGAGGAGATACACGGTGCCTCGATAAGGATTCTTGAGAAGTCGGGAGCGATCGTTAGGAGTACCGAAGCCCTCAAGTTGCTTAGTAGCGCTGGAGCCAAAGTGATAAAGAAGGACATGCGCGTGTTCTTCACTGAAGCGATGACGAAGGAGGCAATCAGGACTGCGCAGCGGACCATTGTCCTCGGAGCGAGGAACCCGAAGCATGATCTGAAGATACCAAACGAGGGCTTCCCATTCATCAGCACGGACGGCTTCGCGGTGCAGATGCGTGACAGTTCCACCGGAGTGAAGAGGTCTTCCACAAGGGAAGACCTCCGCAAATGGGCGACTCTCGCTGACGCCCTGGAGACTATCGACTTGCTCTGGCCCTCTGTCGGGGCCACGGATTTGCCACCGCATCTCCAGCTCGTGGGAGGTCTCAGGACGTGCTATGAGAGCACAGAGAAGCATGTCCAGTATCAGGCATTCAGCGGAGAGGAAGCGAAACTTGAGATAGAGATGGCGCAGACAATTGCCGGTGGCGAGGACGAGAACAGAAAGAGGCCGCACTTCTCCTCGATCCAGTGCATAGTGGCCCCGCTCCAGTATGACGAGGGGTCAACTGATGCGTTGATCGAGTTCGCTCGCGCTGGAATCCCAGTCATAGCCATGAGCATGGTTTCTCCCGGCATAACGGGACCAACGACCTTTGCTGGCAGCGTTGCGCTGGCCAACGCTGAGGTGCTCGGCTCCCTCGTGATATCGCAGCTTGCCAAGGCCGGAGCTCCGCTGTTCTATTGCTTCGTCTGTGCGCCCTTGGATATGAAATCCGGGAACTTTGCCACAGGATCGCCCGAGTACGGAGTGCTTAGCGTGGCCGGTTCTGAGATGGCGAGATACCACAAGTTGCCGTCGATGATGGGAGGTTTGGGCACGTCTGCCAAGTTTCCCGGCGTGCAGGTCGGATTCGAGAAGGCTCTTTCGACAATGTCAGTTGCCCTCGCTGGGTGTGACCTTCTGACTGGATGCGGCGGCCTTGGCGACGCGAGCTTCATGTCCATGGAGCAAATGCTTATCGATTCTCAGATCTGGGAGGACATAAAGAGAGCCTGGCAGGGGATGGACGTGAACGAATCGGAGCTTGCGATGGATGTGATCGAGAAGGTTGGCCCCAAGGGGCAGTATCTCGTCCATCCTCACACATTCTCCACGTTCAGACGGCTGCATATCTCGAAGTTCAGCGACAGGTCGAGTTACATGGCATGGGAATCGTCCGGCAAGAAGGACATGGTCTTCACCGTCGAATCGGAAGTGCAGAAGATACTGTCCACTCACGAGCCCGCCCCTCTTTCCAGTGATGTTGAAGAATCGCTTGGATTCATCGAAGAGAAGGCCAACAAGAGTCTAGGTTGAACTCGGAGAGGTACCTCTTATGAAACGTCCGAAGACGGTCATAGCAGTCGCCGCCATGGGAGTAGTACTTCTGGGAATAGGTATTGCCCTCCTTCCTGCAAAGGGTATTCTCTGCTTTTCGGGCAGCTTTCTCATAGTAATCGGACTGCTTCTGGTGCTATTCTCATCTCTTATTGGTGCGAAGATCCGCTATGGCAATCCGCCTCGAGCCGGTTATCATCAGGGGCAACTTGTACGCTACGGCGAATCTCCTACGGTGCCCTTCGATTCGTGGGGCAGATGCCCATACTGCGGAACTAGTATTGCTGCTGTGACTAGAGTGTGCCCCAGTTGCGGAAAAACAATATAGCAAGGCACCTAAGTCGGAGAGTTTCAGACGACAACCTGGGTAAGCCATATACGCTGGAGAATCGGCATCCTCGTAACGACACGGAATCACTCAAGGCACGATGCCTCGGTACTTGTGACAGTTGAATCTCATACTCCCATCCCCCGCCCGACTACTACGCTAATACTGTAGGACATCAACGGAACAGGAGCCTAGGTCATACACCCCGAAGAATCGTGAGTGCCAGGCGAAGGACATGAGCCCCTTTCCTTGGGAAGAAATCGACAGGACTGAGAATGTCCCGTTAGGAGGTGGTACTTCACTTCTTCCATTGCGATCACTACCGATTTTGACGTCGGAGCATTCGCCTTTAAATCCCCTTTGTACCATGCACATGATGTTGGGCATGGCTGCGAGCTTTCAAGAATTGGCGCAGGCGATAATGGATGAGTTCCTGAGCTGGGACCCATCTCTTGCCACCCAAGTCGGCTGGCACAAGTACGATCGTCAGCTCCGCGATCTCGGCAGGGCAGCTATGGACAAACAGGCCGTGAGATGCGACCTTCTGATCGAAGAGCTCATGAAGGTTTCCCCTGCTAGCCTGACGCTCGACGAGCAACTCGATTGTGATTTGGCAATCCATTTGCTGAGGCTCTGGCAGTTCGAGATACGCGACCTGAGGATGTACGAGCATGTCTCCTCTGCGGCTGCAGATGTCGGGAATTCCCTGTTCTTTCTCTTCATCCGCGACTATCCTTCATTCGAGGAGCGGCTTGATGCTATATCTTCGAGGCTGGAGGCGGTCCCCCAGTATCTTGAAGAATCAAGAGTCGTTCTCAGAGCCCCCTACCGTGTATGGAACGAGGAGGCCTACGAGGCGGGAAAGGAGATCCCATTGTTCCTCAGGAAGATCGAGGGTTACTTTGAGACCAAGCCATTGACGCCTGAACGGAAAGAGCGACTCAGGGTGGCTGTCAAGACGGCGCGCGATGCGATCGAGCGACACAACGAATGGCTCAAGGGAACCGTCATTCCCCGCGCAGGACCTGGATACGCCCTGCCACCCCTCGAATATACGAACTATTTCTCAATGAAAGGATACGGCGTCACCCCCGACGAAGCGCTCAGGGTGGGAGAGACCTATCTGGAGATCTCGAAGAAGCGGATGAAGGCCTCCGCCAAGGAGCTGGTGCCCTCAGGAGATCCGGCCGAGGCTATCCGTCTGATGAAGAAAGACAGACCGGCCAACTTCTCCGAGGCCTTCATGGAATACAAGGGCACGATTAAAAGGGCAAAGGAGTTCGTAGTCAGCAAGAACCTTCTTAGCGTGCCTGACGACGACGAACTCCTCGTGATGGAGACCCCTGAGTTCATGAGGCCTCTCTGTCCTTTCACGCAGGGGTTCGAACCGGGTAAGTTCGATGAGAAGCGCACCGGCATCTTCATGGTGACACCGACCGGAGACAACGAAGAGCTTTTGGGCGAGCACTGCCACTCGGCCATCGTCAGCACCGTCACACACGAGACGTACCTCGGCAGGCACATCCAAGGAATGTGCTCCAAGAAGAATGCCTCATTCGTCAGGGTTCTCAGCAATTCCCCTGACTTCGGCGAAGGATGGGGGATGTACTCGGAGGACATGATGCTTCTGTCCGGTTTCAATGACACCCCGCTGGGAAGGTTCGTGAATCTCTACGACCTTGTCTACAGAATCGCGAGGCTGGTTGCTGAGATCAAGCTAGTCAAGGGCTTCATGACGCTCGAAGCAGCGGCCGAGATGTTCAAGCGGGAATGTTGGATGGATCCGGGTGCGGCGGCCGTGGAGGCTCAGAACTGTGCCATCATCCCTGGGTACTTCTCAGCATATCTTCTGGGCAAACTGGCCATATGCCAGCTCAGGGATGAGGTGCAGGCCGACCTGGGCTCCAGGTTCACGCTGAAATTCTTCCATGACTCGCTCGCGTATGCAGGCAGCATGCCTATGCCGTTCATGCGAAGGGCGGTGTCTATAAGGATGAATGATCAGTTCGGGATCGAGCTCGGCCCCCAGAAGGAAAGCCTGTACCAATACGCTATGAGAAAGGCACGAGAGACGAAATTGTGAGTCGCCCAGGGGTAGACCCCGTCTTTTCATGTCGCTGGTGTCTGCAAATGAGACCCGCCAGCACGCGACTACTTGGCAATCCCTTTCGCCCAACTGGCAGCGCGCTCCAGCTCCCCCTCCTTCAGCGGCCCTTTCTTTCCTTTGACGATGAAGCCTTCAGGAGTCGAGGCGAGAGTGCCGCCCTTCGCTTTCATGCTGTCGGCGATCTTCTCTGCGGCAAAACCGAATATCTTGACGAATTTCCCTGCGAGTCTCGTGTCGAACGCCGCTACTTTCATGCCATTGATGACTCCTTCTGGCATTTTGGCAAGGAAGTCCTGGATTGGCTCTGTAGCCTTGCCTCCATAAGTCGGAGATCCAACTACCAGCAGGTCAATCGTATTCATGTCTGCAAGGTTCGCGTCGGTTGCGTGAGCCACTCTTGCATCACCGGCAACTGCTTCACCGATGGCTTTGGCTATCTTCTCTGTGTTTCCGTAGGCGGAATCATACACAACAAGAGCTTTCATCGAATCCCTCAATCCAGTTTCTGAGTCGAGTAAGCGCCAAGCTCGTACTTCAAAATATGTGGATCCAGAGTGTTTTTCGATTGTAGCCAGGAGACATGAGGTGCCAGGTGAAGGACATAAGCCCCTTGGAAACCCTCATA is a window encoding:
- a CDS encoding trimethylamine methyltransferase family protein: GGRPETALLNAAGVQLSKRYGMPSSPGSMGSMAKMIGPQIGHEHTLVPLTMALAGGDLLNGLGMLEGSKVLSFEQLMIDHEIATAVLRLISGFSVNDETLSLPMIDRVGPRGNFLQEPHTFKHMREIWDPSLSDLRPYDIWKSSGAETMEQVARRKAKDILVKHKPVPLDQSVSEQLSAIIAEVEKKPFHIGTTENW
- a CDS encoding trimethylamine methyltransferase family protein, which codes for MARARVQMLSRSESEEIHGASIRILEKSGAIVRSTEALKLLSSAGAKVIKKDMRVFFTEAMTKEAIRTAQRTIVLGARNPKHDLKIPNEGFPFISTDGFAVQMRDSSTGVKRSSTREDLRKWATLADALETIDLLWPSVGATDLPPHLQLVGGLRTCYESTEKHVQYQAFSGEEAKLEIEMAQTIAGGEDENRKRPHFSSIQCIVAPLQYDEGSTDALIEFARAGIPVIAMSMVSPGITGPTTFAGSVALANAEVLGSLVISQLAKAGAPLFYCFVCAPLDMKSGNFATGSPEYGVLSVAGSEMARYHKLPSMMGGLGTSAKFPGVQVGFEKALSTMSVALAGCDLLTGCGGLGDASFMSMEQMLIDSQIWEDIKRAWQGMDVNESELAMDVIEKVGPKGQYLVHPHTFSTFRRLHISKFSDRSSYMAWESSGKKDMVFTVESEVQKILSTHEPAPLSSDVEESLGFIEEKANKSLG
- a CDS encoding DUF885 domain-containing protein — translated: MHMMLGMAASFQELAQAIMDEFLSWDPSLATQVGWHKYDRQLRDLGRAAMDKQAVRCDLLIEELMKVSPASLTLDEQLDCDLAIHLLRLWQFEIRDLRMYEHVSSAAADVGNSLFFLFIRDYPSFEERLDAISSRLEAVPQYLEESRVVLRAPYRVWNEEAYEAGKEIPLFLRKIEGYFETKPLTPERKERLRVAVKTARDAIERHNEWLKGTVIPRAGPGYALPPLEYTNYFSMKGYGVTPDEALRVGETYLEISKKRMKASAKELVPSGDPAEAIRLMKKDRPANFSEAFMEYKGTIKRAKEFVVSKNLLSVPDDDELLVMETPEFMRPLCPFTQGFEPGKFDEKRTGIFMVTPTGDNEELLGEHCHSAIVSTVTHETYLGRHIQGMCSKKNASFVRVLSNSPDFGEGWGMYSEDMMLLSGFNDTPLGRFVNLYDLVYRIARLVAEIKLVKGFMTLEAAAEMFKRECWMDPGAAAVEAQNCAIIPGYFSAYLLGKLAICQLRDEVQADLGSRFTLKFFHDSLAYAGSMPMPFMRRAVSIRMNDQFGIELGPQKESLYQYAMRKARETKL
- a CDS encoding flavodoxin family protein; the protein is MKALVVYDSAYGNTEKIAKAIGEAVAGDARVAHATDANLADMNTIDLLVVGSPTYGGKATEPIQDFLAKMPEGVINGMKVAAFDTRLAGKFVKIFGFAAEKIADSMKAKGGTLASTPEGFIVKGKKGPLKEGELERAASWAKGIAK